A segment of the Marinitoga hydrogenitolerans DSM 16785 genome:
GCAACAAAATTTTTATTAGCTAATGGGTTAAATGAAACATCAGCATATATTATGGCGAATTTACCTGATCAAAAAGTTGAAGATGTAATAAGTGGAATAGATTTTTGTTTTGATTTAGGGATCATTCCTTCAGTAAATGAATTTACACCTATACCAAACACGCCACAATATATGGAACTAGTTTCAAGAGGATGGTTAAAAATGGATACAGACCCCTTACTATTAAATAATTCTATTTTACCACATTGGTGGAAGTATGGTATGAGTGTAGAAGAAATAGAAATGATTAAATCATATTTAAGGGTGAAAAAAAACAAATTTAATTAAAGTTAGGTGAGAATATGAACGAAAACTCAAATGAAATTAATTCGTTAATAGCAGAACTTGATAAAATAGAAGGTTTAATAAATAGAATAATACAGAATGAAGATTTCGAAACACTTCCAAAAATTTTGGAACAAAGGAAAAAAATATTAGAAAAAATGGCATTATTTTCTGAAGAGAAAATAATACAGGATAGAATTGAGAAGTTATTAAATGATGATAATATAAAAATGGAAAAGATAAAGAAAGATATGGAGAAAATTAAGCAACAATTAAAAACTGCAAATAAAGGAAAGATAGCAATAAAAAATGGATATATGAAAATACAAGAAGAAGTTTCAAAAAGAAAATTTAATTCAAATGGGTAGGTGATTATGTGAAACCAAGTGATATAAAATTTTTATCTAAAAAAATTATGGAATCCAGGGAAATTCCTTTAATTTGGGGTCATTTTGGTGTTGGTAAAACGGATATAGCACGTGATATAGCTAGAGAAACTAATAGGGAATTAATAATTTTGGTAATTTCTCAAATGGAACCTGGTGATTTAATAGGACTTCCTTCGAGAAATGAAGATAAAACAGTATTTTTAAAACCAGATTGGTGGCCAGAAAAAGATAATACTATTATAATGATAGATGAAATAAATAGAGCTCATAGATCTATTAGAAATGCTATAATGCAATTATTATTGGATAGAAAGATACACAATCATGTTTTGCCTGATGGAACATGGATAATGGCTGCAGCAAATCCGCCAGATGATGATTATGATCAGGTTGATTTAATAACAGATCCAGCATTTATGTCAAGGTTTTTTCATTTAAGTTTAAATTCTTCTCCAGAAGAATGGATAAATTGGGCTGAGAATCAGAATGTTTCAAATGAAATTATTTCTTTTATAAAAGAGTATCCAGAATTTATCTCTAATGGTAAAAGTGTATCTTTTAGACTTGATTTAAAACCAAGTCCAAGAAGTTGGTATAAATTGAGTAGAGTATTAAATAATTTAACAGAAGACGAATTAAAAGAGTATGCATATATATTATCTTCAGGTATTGTTGGTCCTGAAGCGGCAAGAACTTTTGTAAATCATTTAGAAAATAAAAGTAATTTACCAACACCGAAAAAAATCCTTTTTGACATGGATGATATAGTTTTTAATAGAATAAAAAATATGGATATAGATAAACAAAATTCTATAATTTTAAGAATAAATAAATATTTTGAGAATTTAGAAGAGGATGATATGATAAAAATACTTGATAATTCGGAGCATAAATTGATAGCAAGAAATATTAAGAAATTATCAATGATTATTTCTAAAGATTCTGCATATTCTATATTAAGAAGCATCGATCATTTTGCAAGTAAAAATAAAGGGTTAAAAAAAGCATTTTTTGAAAAGTTATTTGAAGAGTTGGCTATTGTTTTGGATAATGTAAATTGGTTAGAAGAGATTTAACAGTAATATGCTATAATTAATCAGGAAATATTATTTTATAGGGAGGGGTTAATATGCCTTATGTAGATACAAAAGTAATTTTGGAAAATGCAGACAAACATGGATATGGAGTACCAGCTTTAAATATTAATAACCTTGAGTTCTTACATTACATAATTGAAGCTGGAGTAAAAAAGAATTCTCCAGTAATAATTGAAACAAGTCAAGGTGCGATGAAATATGCTGGTAATGGTGATTTTAGGAAAGGTGCAGAAATTTTTGTAAAAATGGTAAAGGCTTTTGCAGATGAAGTTGATATTCCTGTAGCTTTACACCTTGATCATGGTAAAAGTTTTGAGCATATTGTTGCAGCAATAAAAGCTGGATATTCATCAGTTATGATAGATGCTTCAGAACACCCATTTGAAGAAAATATGAAAATAACAAAGGAAATAGTTAAAATTGCACATGCTGCAGGAGTTTCTGTAGAAGCAGAATTAGGTCAATTAGCAGGTATAGAAGATGAAGCAGTTGCAGCAGAAAATGTTTTAGTTGATCCAGATGAAGCAAAGAAATTTGTTGAAGAAACAGGAGTTGATTTTTTAGCTCCTGCAGTCGGAACTTCTCATGGCGCTTTTAAATTTAAAGGTGCTGCTAAAATAGATTATGATAGAATTAAAAAAGTAAAAGAATATACAAAAATACCATTAGTTTTACATGGAGCATCATCAGTTGTGCCAGAATTTGTTGAAATTGCTGAAAAACATGGTGCAGATTTTGGTGGAGCAAAAGGAGTTCCTTCAGAAATATTACAGGAAGCAGTAAAATGTGGAATTAATAAAGTAAATACAGATACAGATTTAAGAATAGCATTTGTAGCAGGATTGAGAGAATTCTTGAATGCAAATCCAAAAGAATTTGATCCAAGAAAATACTTCAAATTAGCCAGAGAATACACAATCAAAGTTATTACAGATAGAATGGATGTACTTGGTTCAACAGGAAAAGCAGAATTATTTAAATAATAAATAATAAACTCCAGCGATTCGCTGGAGTTTATATTTTCTCAACAATATAATCATCAATATTTCTCTTTTCAGAATTGATATTTGTTCCTATTAAATATATTTCATTTCCTCTGTATTTTTCATAATACTTCTTTTCTTTTATTTGAGCTAATGCTTCTCCTATGCTTTTTAATATTTTACAGTAAAAAATTGTATACTTGGAATCTATAAGATGAAATGAATAAAATATGAAATAAAAAAAACAGCTCCGATTTGGAGCTGTTTTTTATCCTTTTACTGAACCCTGAGTTAATCCACCTACAAGGTATTTTTGCATTGATAAGAATAATAATACCATAGGAACAGCACCTAATAAGGCAGCAGCTGTGAATAATCCCCATTCGGTTTCAAATGGGCCAGATGTAAAGGTTTGTAACCCTACAGCATATGTATAATTTTGTTCGCTGGATAAAACAATTCTTGCCATAACAAATTCATTAAATGTTCCCATGAAAGATAATATTGTAACAACAGCTAGAATTGGTGAAGCCAATGGCAATACAATACGCCAGAATGTTTGAAATCTTGTTGCACCATCTATCATAGCAGATTCTTCAAGAGAATCTGGGATAGTATCATAATATCCTTTAATTAACCACATATTAAATGAAACTCCACCAAGATATACAAATATCAAACCTGTTAATGTATCTAGACCTATGAAGCCAAAGTAATCTCCCATAAATTTTAATATTCCATATAGAGCAATCATATACATTATAGCAGGAAACATTTGAATAAGCATTAAATATAACAAACCTTCTTTTCTACCGAAAAAGCGCATTCTGCTGAAAGGATAAGCAGCGACAGCGGTCATTAAAACTGTTAATATTGATGTAACGCCAGCAACAATTATGGAGTTTAAAAGCCAACGTAAAAAGGGTTTTCTTTGTTTAGGATTCCAATTATCTAATAAATTATAAATATTTCCATCAATTGTTCTTAAATCTGATTTTAATGTTTTATATTTGACAGAATCAGATAAATCAGAAACTATCCTTGAAGCCCTTGAAATATTTGCTTTAGCTGGACCGAATTTTGAATTATATATGGCAGAAATTTCCAAAATAGGGGATATATCTGCAGTGTATCCACCATAATTGATTTTCAAATAATCATATGAGTTTGATTTAATTTTTTCGAGATTTGGAGAAATTTCCAACATAATATTTTCAAAAGATGCTTTACTTTTCAAAAATTTTTCAGTTGCTTCATTTATATTTTTTCTTAACGTGAATATATTCAAATCTTTTTTAGATGGTTTATAATATTCGAAAAGTTTAGAATTTAATAAATCGGCTAAGTATTCAGATTCATAATAATTGTTAATATCAAGATTTGTGAAAGTTTTTAAAATAGTAAATTCTCCATATTTTTTCAATTTAGCAAAATTATCTAATGTTTCTTTATTTTTATTATATATTTCTGCATATTTATTTTTAATATTTTCTAATTGAGAACTCAATTGTGTAAGTGAGTTTTGATATTTTTCTAATTTTGAGAGATTGTCTTTTAAGTTAGTTGTTATAAAATTTAATGTATCTAAAGTTGAATTTATACTATTTGTTGTTTCAACAAGTGTTTTATATGCAGGTGAAACATATTCAAGATCAGGATTGATATACTCTAAATTATCTTTTAACCATAAAAAAGATGTATAATATTTATTTATAGCTTCTTTATAAATTTCAAAATCTGCTAAATTCTCCATATTATTTTTTATTATTTCAAATTTGTTGGATATATTTTTTATGCTATCTGATAATGCCATTACTTTATTTGAATTTATTTTTTTATTTTTGTATGTTTGGAAAATATTTACTGCAGATTCTATTTTTGAACTATTTAGAACATATAATTCTAATAAGGATGATAAATCACTATTATATTTTGCAACTAATGATTCAGTTTTTGAAATATCGCTTTTTATTAAAGAAATACTTTTTTGAGTTTCAGTAATTTCTTTTTCAAGTGAAGTTAAAATATTTAAATCATCACCTAATTTTTGTTTTTCTAGATTATAGAATTTGTTATTGATATCTTTAACCTTTGCTAATATACTTTTCCATTTATTAGATAAAGCTTTTATTAATGAAGGGAGTTGCTTTATATTTTCGTTTTGTTCAATTTTAATCCATTTTTTATATGTTTTAATATTCCATAAGGTGTAATTTGGTTTTATGGAAAATATAGTATCCAAAGTATTTTGATAATATTTTTTATTTTCATTAGTTTGATTTATTGAATTTAATATATTTAAGAGGGCAATTCTTGATTCATAATAATCTTTAATCTCATTTTCAAGAGAAACAATATCATTTTTAATTGTGGAAATATCAGCAACTAAAAAAGTTTTTTCCATTTCCAACAATTTATTATGTTCATTGTTTCTTGATT
Coding sequences within it:
- a CDS encoding sugar ABC transporter permease; this translates as MIQKKNYILRHIFLIIVLVIVLFPLVWVVTTSIRRDNAAFSPKLFSSRITLNYYRDLLFPRATVPELIKDINGTVHFIGENSKLSLDEASEKLMKELTAFETYISQTNDYLNDIASRFENINNAIQGDYKKNILDDINKSRNNEHNKLLEMEKTFLVADISTIKNDIVSLENEIKDYYESRIALLNILNSINQTNENKKYYQNTLDTIFSIKPNYTLWNIKTYKKWIKIEQNENIKQLPSLIKALSNKWKSILAKVKDINNKFYNLEKQKLGDDLNILTSLEKEITETQKSISLIKSDISKTESLVAKYNSDLSSLLELYVLNSSKIESAVNIFQTYKNKKINSNKVMALSDSIKNISNKFEIIKNNMENLADFEIYKEAINKYYTSFLWLKDNLEYINPDLEYVSPAYKTLVETTNSINSTLDTLNFITTNLKDNLSKLEKYQNSLTQLSSQLENIKNKYAEIYNKNKETLDNFAKLKKYGEFTILKTFTNLDINNYYESEYLADLLNSKLFEYYKPSKKDLNIFTLRKNINEATEKFLKSKASFENIMLEISPNLEKIKSNSYDYLKINYGGYTADISPILEISAIYNSKFGPAKANISRASRIVSDLSDSVKYKTLKSDLRTIDGNIYNLLDNWNPKQRKPFLRWLLNSIIVAGVTSILTVLMTAVAAYPFSRMRFFGRKEGLLYLMLIQMFPAIMYMIALYGILKFMGDYFGFIGLDTLTGLIFVYLGGVSFNMWLIKGYYDTIPDSLEESAMIDGATRFQTFWRIVLPLASPILAVVTILSFMGTFNEFVMARIVLSSEQNYTYAVGLQTFTSGPFETEWGLFTAAALLGAVPMVLLFLSMQKYLVGGLTQGSVKG
- the fba gene encoding class II fructose-1,6-bisphosphate aldolase, which codes for MPYVDTKVILENADKHGYGVPALNINNLEFLHYIIEAGVKKNSPVIIETSQGAMKYAGNGDFRKGAEIFVKMVKAFADEVDIPVALHLDHGKSFEHIVAAIKAGYSSVMIDASEHPFEENMKITKEIVKIAHAAGVSVEAELGQLAGIEDEAVAAENVLVDPDEAKKFVEETGVDFLAPAVGTSHGAFKFKGAAKIDYDRIKKVKEYTKIPLVLHGASSVVPEFVEIAEKHGADFGGAKGVPSEILQEAVKCGINKVNTDTDLRIAFVAGLREFLNANPKEFDPRKYFKLAREYTIKVITDRMDVLGSTGKAELFK
- a CDS encoding AAA family ATPase, with product MKPSDIKFLSKKIMESREIPLIWGHFGVGKTDIARDIARETNRELIILVISQMEPGDLIGLPSRNEDKTVFLKPDWWPEKDNTIIMIDEINRAHRSIRNAIMQLLLDRKIHNHVLPDGTWIMAAANPPDDDYDQVDLITDPAFMSRFFHLSLNSSPEEWINWAENQNVSNEIISFIKEYPEFISNGKSVSFRLDLKPSPRSWYKLSRVLNNLTEDELKEYAYILSSGIVGPEAARTFVNHLENKSNLPTPKKILFDMDDIVFNRIKNMDIDKQNSIILRINKYFENLEEDDMIKILDNSEHKLIARNIKKLSMIISKDSAYSILRSIDHFASKNKGLKKAFFEKLFEELAIVLDNVNWLEEI